DNA sequence from the Parafrankia irregularis genome:
CCAGTGAGGCCCGCACCTCGGACTGGGCCGAGGTGTCGAGGATCAGGACCACGCCCTGGTCGTCCGACCAGGCGGCGGCGACCGCGGCGACCAGCTCGGAGCTGAGGTCCGTCCGCGAGGCGGGGGTGAAGGCCACCACCTTGCTGGTCGGCGACATCACCGCCGACATTGCCGAGACCAGGGTCTCCGCCGCGTTGGCGCTGGTGCGGTTCGGCGGCAGGTCCGCGATCAGCGGCACACCCAGCAGGTCCGCCGAGTTGTGCGGGTCGAGGATGGTCGGGCGCCGCTGGTACATGATCCACAGCCCGGCGATGGAGCCGAACAGGCCGAGCAGCGCGGCCACCAGGACGTTGCGGAACAGGTTCGGTGCGACCTGCCCGTTCGACTGGGGCGCCTCAGCGAGGCGGACCGAGGCGTTCGCGGCGTAACCCGCCACGCCCGCTTCCTTGAGCTTGGTCTCGATCTCCGTCAGCTCGCCGCTGAGAACGCGCCCCCTGCTCAGGCTGAGTGCGTCGTTCGCCTGGCCGAGCCCTGCCAGCTCCTGGAGCTTTGTCTGCCGGGCCGCGTTGAGCGCCTCGATGCTCGACGTGTCGCCGTTGCCGGACTTGCCGAGCTGGGCGATGTAGGCGTTCTTCGCCTTGTTCACGAAGTCGATCGCGGCCGGCTGCGTGGGACCCTTGCCGATGATCGTGAAGAAGTAGCCCTCGTCCGACGGCGTGGTCTTCAGCCGGTCGGTGACCTCATCACGGGAGATCTTCAGATCCGAGGCGATCGTGTCCAGCGTCGCTGTCGACGTCGCGAGCTGGGCCTGGGTCTGGGTGTAGCGGCCAGGGTCGACCGAATCCGGGATGCCGTCCGTGCTCAGGAAGATCCGCGAACTGGCCTCGTAGGTGGCCGCCTGCTGCTTGGAGACGATCATCGCGAGCGCGGCCAGAATGACCGTGGCGATGACGATGACCATCCAGCGCGGCTTGATGATGCGGATCAGCGACGGCGCGGACGGAGCACGGCCGCCCTCGGCCGGCTGCCCGGAGCGGCTCATCGCGCGCCCGCCTCAGCGCCGCGCGGACGCCGCGAGGCGCCAGCCCGCCGCGTGCAGAGCAGCGCTGGCGCGGGCCCTCCCGGTCGCGAATGAAGCGGAGTCAATTGGGCCCCCCACAGGAGCGTCAAGCCGGTCATTTAGACCACGGCCAAGATCTGACGGAACCGATTTGTGAGCATAGCCGATAGCGCAAAGTAAGCGGTCTACGCCACCGACGCAACCTACCGTTCCGTTAAATTTCCACCCTCGGACAGGCCACCACGGCTACTGTGCGGTCCCGAACCGGCCACCGACGACGATCCGGACGCGGACGGCGATGACCTAGCGTGCCTGCCCGTCGACGCCCTGCCGGCTGCCGCGTCGGGCAGACCGAGGGCTCCGCTTTCACCGACGCCCGGCGAGGCGATGCCCCGGCCGGGCGTGCCACCGCCCGCCTCATCCGCGGCACTCTGCCGCGCCGCCACCGCCGCGAGGCGCTCCGCCTCGTGATCGCGGATCACTCGGCGCAGCTGGATCCACCAGACCGGCGCGATACCCCAGAACACGACGTTGAAGCCGATGACAGCGCCCCGCGCGTCTCCCAGCAACAGGCCGATGATCGGAAACGCGAACAACATCGGCGCCATCACCAGATTGATCCGGAACGTCTTTCTGGTGTGACCGAGCGCGTACATGATGCAGGCCGGCCCGGTCGGCACGGCGGTCCCGGCGTAATGCAGCGCGGAAATCAACAGGATGGCGTGCGCCCCGGGCCAGCTCGCCCGGAACAGAAACTCCCCGAGCGCCGGGAACAGGATGAAGATGAGGCTCCAGAGGAATCCGAGCCCGACAACCACCGAGGTGAGGACCACCGCGGCCTGTTGGCGGGCCCGGGCTGACATGTCCATCCGGCGGGACAGCTCCGGGACCGCGAAGCTGACGATTCCGACACCGATCACGGTCGTCGGGCCGAGGACGGTACGCACGGCGCTCAGGTCACCGACGATCTCCGGGGAACGCAGCGCGCCCATGAGCAGGATCGACGCCTGCAACGCGCCCTGCACGGTGATGAACTCCGCCGTCAGGTTGGA
Encoded proteins:
- a CDS encoding lipopolysaccharide biosynthesis protein, producing MSRSGQPAEGGRAPSAPSLIRIIKPRWMVIVIATVILAALAMIVSKQQAATYEASSRIFLSTDGIPDSVDPGRYTQTQAQLATSTATLDTIASDLKISRDEVTDRLKTTPSDEGYFFTIIGKGPTQPAAIDFVNKAKNAYIAQLGKSGNGDTSSIEALNAARQTKLQELAGLGQANDALSLSRGRVLSGELTEIETKLKEAGVAGYAANASVRLAEAPQSNGQVAPNLFRNVLVAALLGLFGSIAGLWIMYQRRPTILDPHNSADLLGVPLIADLPPNRTSANAAETLVSAMSAVMSPTSKVVAFTPASRTDLSSELVAAVAAAWSDDQGVVLILDTSAQSEVRASLEGLPRPTSAELPHWAHEPTCLARSSGTGRGHILYNRVSPARAARPGGLAPILADRAPVVDLVILVTAALADLPMTAASAIQADAVVVITSSDTNLKELEQVPRDWPALAERVVGVVHDGRTAVRRNAGGGRSSTSASVESITSASPVGAEPHGRGSRDTEATDRYARPNR
- a CDS encoding teichoic acid transporter, which gives rise to MPRSRAGAGAPAGTSDPDRLADSRRGRFDGADDPDLVGAATSSGAERPGARAAEEKRTGGGSTKTKAIWTLADQGVSSATNAAVSILVAHYVGKTEYAAGFAVPYLIFSVIIGISRSSCCVPLGIAYAGRSAAAFRHAAASTTGACLAFGAVLSLPSILVGLLIGGRVGSGLVIMGFVLPGLLLQDAWRYVFFAQGVPVKAFVNDVAWALVQVVGLAVLIRRGVAESPPMLLAWGVAALVAALLGVAQAGLWPAPSRALAWVRENRANASNLTAEFITVQGALQASILLMGALRSPEIVGDLSAVRTVLGPTTVIGVGIVSFAVPELSRRMDMSARARQQAAVVLTSVVVGLGFLWSLIFILFPALGEFLFRASWPGAHAILLISALHYAGTAVPTGPACIMYALGHTRKTFRINLVMAPMLFAFPIIGLLLGDARGAVIGFNVVFWGIAPVWWIQLRRVIRDHEAERLAAVAARQSAADEAGGGTPGRGIASPGVGESGALGLPDAAAGRASTGRHARSSPSASGSSSVAGSGPHSSRGGLSEGGNLTER